Proteins from a single region of Euzebya sp.:
- a CDS encoding ATP-binding protein, which translates to MPKFVNREQELRALERACGPGMAVVSGRRRVGKTALLDAFAGSRRAIFLPGTRAPVAEAMRRLEERVRTVAPPQPGDLLDLGHLESWDAALGYLLARAAEEPLLLVLDEFPYLCETDPSLPSTLQARWDHRGDSQLSIILAGSHVGLMEELVASDAPLFGRPDMHLRLQPFSWRHAPLLVGGEDPEVWLEAFVTVGGMPRYLALWDPRHDAAANLAAMLDGAGAPLGDEGTVVLQELTPGSAAARVLELVALGAGSFTAIRDRAGLAPATTSEALSALERLGLLDRLTPVGEDPRRTKRVRYQVRDPFLRLWLGVVLPHRDAFELGRGGAVLRRAADRIAASQASALRGVVADWLADRTGVACGEWWGGPGEDDVDVMAVEGPHVLHAVSCHWAAGVEGRVWADRIRQALERRPEEVDVVARSGSGVLTPAALYADGGSG; encoded by the coding sequence ATGCCGAAGTTCGTCAACCGTGAACAAGAGCTCCGCGCGCTCGAGCGGGCCTGCGGGCCCGGCATGGCCGTGGTCAGCGGGCGGCGGCGGGTCGGGAAGACCGCGCTGCTCGACGCGTTCGCCGGCAGCCGACGGGCGATCTTCCTGCCCGGCACCCGTGCGCCGGTCGCCGAGGCCATGCGCCGCCTGGAGGAGCGCGTCCGGACCGTCGCCCCGCCCCAGCCCGGCGACCTGCTGGACCTCGGGCACCTCGAGTCCTGGGACGCCGCGCTCGGCTACCTCCTCGCCCGGGCGGCCGAGGAACCGCTGCTGCTGGTCCTCGACGAGTTCCCGTACCTGTGCGAGACCGACCCGTCCCTCCCCTCCACCCTCCAGGCCCGCTGGGACCACCGGGGCGACAGCCAGCTGTCGATCATCCTCGCCGGCAGCCACGTCGGGCTGATGGAGGAGCTGGTCGCCTCCGACGCCCCGCTCTTCGGCCGGCCGGACATGCACCTCCGGCTGCAGCCGTTCAGCTGGCGCCACGCACCGCTGCTCGTCGGCGGGGAGGATCCGGAGGTGTGGCTCGAGGCGTTCGTCACCGTCGGGGGCATGCCGCGCTACCTGGCCCTGTGGGATCCCCGCCACGACGCCGCCGCCAACCTGGCAGCGATGCTCGACGGCGCCGGCGCGCCCCTGGGCGACGAGGGGACCGTGGTCCTCCAGGAGCTCACCCCGGGCTCGGCCGCCGCCCGTGTGCTCGAGCTGGTGGCCCTGGGGGCCGGGTCGTTCACCGCGATCCGCGATCGCGCGGGGTTGGCGCCGGCGACCACGTCGGAGGCGCTGAGCGCCCTCGAGCGGCTCGGCCTCCTGGACCGGCTGACGCCCGTCGGCGAGGACCCGCGCCGCACGAAGCGGGTTCGCTACCAGGTGCGCGACCCGTTCCTCCGCCTGTGGCTCGGCGTGGTCCTCCCCCACCGGGATGCCTTCGAGCTGGGCCGTGGCGGGGCGGTCCTGCGACGGGCCGCCGACCGGATCGCCGCGTCGCAGGCGTCGGCCCTGCGGGGGGTCGTCGCCGACTGGCTGGCGGACCGCACCGGCGTCGCCTGCGGCGAGTGGTGGGGCGGCCCGGGAGAGGACGACGTCGACGTGATGGCGGTCGAGGGCCCCCACGTCCTGCACGCGGTCAGCTGCCACTGGGCAGCGGGGGTGGAGGGGAGGGTGTGGGCGGACCGGATCCGACAGGCCCTGGAGCGGCGACCGGAGGAGGTCGACGTCGTGGCGCGGAGCGGCTCGGGGGTGCTGACGCCCGCCGCGCTCTACGCCGACGGCGGATCCGGGTAG
- a CDS encoding TrkA family potassium uptake protein: MKSLGLLASAISDQRQRRNLRVVVRLLVLLVVLTVAYAAVFHQLMALEDREFSWTTSFYWVLTVMSTLGFGDITFEGDAGRAFSMLVLATGAVFILVLLPFAVIKFVVDPWMDARERSRAPRELDDRTAGHIIITQLDAMTDALIDHARAASIPYVVLVDDVDEALRLHDRGYAVMRGELDDPSTYVEARAAQAALLVTTRSDAANTNVAFTVRGVDEDVPIVATATAAASVDVLELAGCDRVLQMGQLLGEAMARRVLGRDRRAHVIGSFGVILIAEATVAGTDMVGRALAEVDMRRCAGVNVIGVWGGGTFRRPTPDEELAEADVLILAGTEEQLDAYDRIHAADDPYDLSVLVLGGGRVGRAAATALAERGIAATVVEQDPDRPRVDGGRYVIGDAADLEVLREAGIDDVGAVLITSHEDDRNVFLTIYCRRLREDLQIIARATRDRNTATLHRAGADAVLGYASLGAIRMWNVMGDDDRLLVVEGVQLFQTPVPPGLAGRSLADADVGAETGCTVVAIEEGGQVRATPDPETPLPADADLVVIADDESEARFRERYPAR; encoded by the coding sequence GTGAAGAGCCTCGGGCTGCTGGCGAGCGCCATCTCCGATCAGCGGCAGCGGCGGAACCTGCGGGTGGTCGTGCGACTGCTGGTCCTCCTCGTCGTCCTGACGGTGGCCTACGCGGCGGTGTTCCACCAGCTGATGGCCCTCGAGGACCGCGAGTTCTCCTGGACCACCAGCTTCTACTGGGTGCTGACGGTCATGTCGACGTTGGGGTTCGGCGACATCACCTTCGAGGGCGACGCGGGCAGGGCCTTCTCGATGCTGGTCCTCGCCACCGGCGCGGTGTTCATCCTCGTCCTGTTGCCGTTCGCGGTCATCAAGTTCGTCGTCGACCCGTGGATGGATGCGCGCGAGCGGTCACGCGCCCCACGGGAGCTCGACGACCGCACCGCGGGCCACATCATCATCACCCAGCTGGACGCGATGACCGACGCGCTCATCGATCACGCCCGCGCCGCGTCCATCCCGTACGTCGTGCTGGTGGACGACGTCGACGAGGCGCTGCGGCTGCACGACCGTGGCTACGCGGTGATGCGCGGCGAGCTGGACGACCCCTCGACGTACGTCGAGGCGCGGGCGGCACAGGCGGCGCTGCTGGTCACCACCCGCTCGGACGCGGCGAACACCAACGTCGCCTTCACCGTCCGCGGGGTGGACGAGGACGTCCCGATCGTCGCGACCGCCACGGCCGCCGCATCGGTCGACGTCCTCGAGCTGGCCGGCTGCGACCGGGTGCTGCAGATGGGCCAGCTGCTCGGGGAGGCCATGGCGCGACGCGTGCTCGGTCGGGACCGCCGCGCCCACGTGATCGGCTCGTTCGGCGTGATCCTCATCGCCGAGGCGACCGTCGCGGGGACCGACATGGTCGGTCGAGCGCTGGCGGAGGTGGACATGCGCCGTTGCGCCGGCGTCAACGTGATCGGCGTGTGGGGCGGTGGGACGTTCCGGCGGCCGACGCCGGACGAGGAGCTGGCGGAGGCGGACGTGCTGATCCTCGCCGGCACCGAGGAGCAGCTCGACGCGTACGACCGGATCCACGCGGCCGACGACCCCTACGACCTGTCGGTGCTGGTACTCGGCGGCGGGAGGGTCGGCCGGGCCGCCGCCACGGCCCTGGCGGAGCGGGGCATCGCCGCGACGGTCGTCGAGCAGGACCCGGACCGGCCCCGCGTCGACGGCGGCCGGTACGTCATCGGTGACGCCGCCGACCTCGAGGTGCTGCGCGAGGCGGGGATCGACGACGTCGGGGCCGTCCTGATCACCAGCCACGAGGACGACCGCAACGTCTTCCTGACCATCTACTGCCGCCGCCTCCGCGAGGACCTGCAGATCATCGCCAGGGCGACCCGCGACCGGAACACCGCGACGCTCCACCGGGCCGGCGCCGACGCGGTGCTGGGCTACGCGAGCCTCGGCGCCATCCGCATGTGGAACGTGATGGGCGACGACGACCGGCTGCTCGTGGTCGAGGGGGTGCAGCTGTTCCAGACCCCGGTGCCGCCGGGCCTCGCCGGCAGGAGCCTCGCGGACGCGGACGTCGGGGCGGAGACGGGGTGCACCGTGGTGGCGATCGAGGAGGGCGGGCAGGTGCGGGCCACCCCCGACCCCGAGACCCCGCTGCCGGCCGACGCGGACCTGGTGGTCATCGCCGACGACGAGTCCGAAGCGCGGTTCCGGGAGCGGTACCCGGCGCGCTGA
- a CDS encoding ATP-dependent DNA ligase, which produces MDLPVMPPVKPMLAKPVKALPDGPMSYEPKWDGYRCIVFRDGDEVVLGSRNEKPLDRYFPEMRAPLLDALPERCVVDGELFVAIDGRLDFDALGQRIHPAESRVAMLAERTPAEFVAFDVLALGDESLISQPFEARRAVLEDIAGGFHPPIHLAPATRDPAVAMEWFDAFEGAGLDGLIVKPLGDPYTFDKRTQFKLKHVRSADCVVAGYRIHKSGDGVGSLILGLYSPEGQLWHVGVAASFTAARRRELLDEVAPLVMEDFSGHPWSAWLDAEANADGSMPGAPNRWSGARGGDHSWIPLRPERVVEVSYTWATAGRFRGTTKMLRWRPDREPGSCSTEQLAEPEPVPIHEVLGAG; this is translated from the coding sequence GTGGACCTGCCCGTCATGCCGCCCGTCAAGCCCATGCTCGCCAAGCCCGTCAAGGCCCTGCCGGACGGCCCGATGTCGTACGAGCCGAAGTGGGACGGCTACCGCTGCATCGTCTTCCGCGACGGCGACGAGGTCGTGCTGGGCTCCCGCAACGAGAAGCCGCTGGACCGGTACTTCCCGGAGATGCGCGCGCCGCTGCTCGACGCCCTCCCCGAGCGCTGCGTCGTCGACGGGGAGCTGTTCGTCGCCATCGACGGCCGACTCGACTTCGACGCGCTGGGCCAGCGGATCCACCCGGCCGAGTCCCGTGTCGCCATGCTGGCCGAGCGCACGCCGGCGGAGTTCGTCGCCTTCGACGTGCTCGCGCTGGGGGACGAGTCGCTGATCAGCCAGCCGTTCGAGGCGCGCCGCGCCGTCCTCGAGGACATCGCCGGCGGGTTCCACCCCCCGATCCACCTTGCACCCGCGACTCGCGACCCCGCCGTGGCCATGGAGTGGTTCGACGCGTTCGAGGGTGCGGGCCTGGACGGCCTGATCGTCAAGCCCCTCGGGGACCCCTACACCTTCGACAAGCGCACCCAGTTCAAGCTCAAGCACGTCCGCAGCGCCGACTGCGTCGTGGCGGGCTACCGGATCCACAAGTCCGGCGACGGGGTGGGCTCGCTGATCCTCGGCCTCTACAGCCCCGAGGGGCAGCTGTGGCACGTCGGGGTGGCGGCCAGCTTCACCGCGGCCAGGCGCCGGGAGCTGCTCGACGAGGTCGCCCCGCTGGTCATGGAGGACTTCAGTGGCCATCCGTGGTCGGCCTGGCTCGACGCCGAGGCCAACGCCGACGGCTCGATGCCCGGAGCCCCGAACCGGTGGAGCGGCGCCCGGGGTGGCGACCACTCGTGGATCCCGCTCCGCCCCGAGCGGGTGGTCGAGGTCAGCTACACCTGGGCCACCGCCGGGCGGTTCCGCGGCACCACGAAGATGCTGCGCTGGCGACCCGACCGCGAGCCGGGGTCCTGCTCGACCGAGCAGCTCGCCGAGCCCGAGCCCGTGCCGATCCACGAGGTCCTCGGCGCGGGCTGA
- a CDS encoding cell wall-binding repeat-containing protein → MSTRPLSRRRLLATGAVGAAALAIPGRAAAPAAAGVLPPWCSIPLAGFAATPEALLPELFAAELRVPPVAVPVEDAGGVDRYRIAVVCATAEILPGRETDLLTYDGTWPGPTIRAVRGRPVEVEVTNGHDAPVVVHLHGGVTAPEHDGHPLDQIAPGARRTYRYPNDQPGATLWYHDHVMHATARNVHAGLAGAYVLTDPAEDDALGLPDADHDLLWLLSDRTFDADGQLAYDPGPTHDGVPGDVLCVNGVPHPSTRLDRATYRVRVVNGSNNRPFGLRRADGVPWTQIGGDQGLLPAPVERDQLDLWPGERAELVMDLAAVAAGTSVTIEDVVAPEARRGLLRIAVGEATGPAVAVPRALRPIAATAAPTATREVLLSFASDTWRLNGNAFDAARIDATPRAGALERWRFRNPSAATHPMHLHQAHLRLVSRTSRQGQALTVQPWEEGWADTVPVHAGQTVEVDARFAHIPGTFVYHCHILEHEDHDMMAQLRVVGARRLAGAGRVETAVEVSATTSPADAPVAWVCSADGFADALAAGPAAAATGGPVLLTGRDALHPATAAELRRLVPERIVVVGGPSAVSEAVAQALAAIAPVARLAGPSRHATAAAVSAATFASAPVVHLATGDAFPDALGGGAAAVAVGGPLLLVSRDALPAETAAELARLAPGRVVVLGGTGAIGEAVAAAAGEAAGAPVERIAGPDRHATAAALSAATFAPRPDGVVVVATGQAFPDALAAAPLAGGRGPLLLVPPTGVPDVVTAEVSRLQPRDLFVVGGATAVPDAVVAALEALLDA, encoded by the coding sequence ATGTCGACTCGACCCCTGTCCCGCCGCCGGCTGCTCGCCACCGGGGCCGTGGGCGCCGCCGCCCTGGCCATCCCCGGACGGGCTGCCGCCCCCGCTGCCGCGGGGGTGCTGCCGCCGTGGTGCTCGATCCCGCTCGCGGGCTTCGCCGCGACACCCGAGGCGCTGCTGCCCGAGCTGTTCGCCGCCGAGCTGCGGGTCCCGCCGGTGGCGGTGCCGGTCGAGGACGCCGGCGGCGTGGACCGCTACCGGATCGCGGTGGTCTGCGCGACCGCGGAGATCCTCCCGGGACGCGAGACCGACCTGCTGACCTACGACGGCACCTGGCCGGGGCCCACGATCCGCGCGGTCCGGGGTCGCCCGGTCGAGGTGGAGGTCACCAACGGCCACGACGCGCCGGTGGTCGTGCACCTCCACGGCGGGGTGACCGCCCCGGAGCACGACGGCCACCCCCTCGACCAGATCGCCCCGGGCGCGCGGCGCACCTACCGCTACCCCAACGACCAGCCGGGCGCGACGCTCTGGTACCACGACCACGTGATGCACGCGACGGCCCGCAACGTCCACGCGGGGCTCGCCGGGGCGTACGTGCTCACCGACCCGGCCGAGGACGACGCCCTCGGGCTGCCCGATGCCGACCACGACCTGCTGTGGCTCCTGTCCGACCGCACCTTCGACGCCGATGGCCAGCTGGCGTACGACCCCGGCCCGACCCACGACGGCGTGCCCGGCGACGTCCTGTGCGTCAACGGCGTGCCGCACCCGTCGACCCGGCTGGACCGGGCGACGTACCGGGTGCGCGTGGTCAACGGTTCGAACAACCGGCCCTTCGGGCTCCGCCGCGCCGACGGCGTGCCGTGGACCCAGATCGGCGGGGACCAGGGGCTCCTCCCCGCCCCGGTCGAGCGGGACCAGCTCGACCTGTGGCCCGGTGAGCGCGCCGAGCTGGTGATGGACCTGGCCGCGGTCGCCGCGGGGACGTCGGTCACCATCGAGGACGTCGTCGCGCCCGAGGCCCGTCGCGGGCTGCTCCGCATCGCCGTGGGCGAGGCGACCGGGCCGGCCGTCGCCGTGCCCCGCGCGCTGCGGCCGATCGCGGCCACGGCGGCGCCGACGGCCACCCGCGAGGTGCTGCTGTCCTTCGCGAGCGACACCTGGCGGCTCAACGGCAACGCCTTCGACGCCGCCCGGATCGACGCGACGCCCCGCGCCGGCGCGCTCGAGCGGTGGCGCTTCCGCAACCCGTCGGCCGCCACGCACCCGATGCACCTGCACCAGGCGCACCTGCGGCTCGTGTCCCGGACGTCCCGGCAGGGCCAGGCCCTGACGGTCCAGCCGTGGGAGGAGGGGTGGGCCGACACCGTGCCCGTCCACGCCGGCCAGACCGTCGAGGTCGACGCCCGCTTCGCCCACATCCCGGGCACCTTCGTCTACCACTGCCACATCCTCGAGCACGAGGACCACGACATGATGGCCCAGCTCCGCGTCGTCGGCGCCCGGCGCCTGGCGGGGGCCGGCCGGGTCGAGACGGCCGTCGAGGTGTCCGCCACGACCTCCCCCGCCGACGCGCCGGTGGCGTGGGTCTGCAGCGCCGACGGCTTCGCCGACGCCCTCGCCGCGGGTCCGGCGGCGGCGGCGACCGGCGGGCCCGTGCTGCTCACGGGGCGCGACGCCCTGCACCCGGCGACCGCCGCGGAGCTGCGCCGCCTCGTGCCGGAGCGGATCGTCGTGGTCGGCGGCCCCTCCGCCGTCAGCGAGGCGGTCGCCCAGGCGCTCGCCGCGATCGCGCCGGTCGCGCGGCTGGCCGGCCCCTCCCGCCACGCCACCGCGGCGGCGGTGAGCGCCGCGACGTTCGCGTCGGCACCGGTGGTTCACCTCGCGACCGGCGACGCCTTCCCCGACGCGCTGGGCGGTGGCGCCGCGGCGGTGGCCGTCGGCGGTCCGCTGCTGCTGGTGTCCCGCGACGCGCTGCCGGCCGAGACCGCCGCCGAGCTGGCCCGGCTGGCCCCCGGGCGGGTGGTGGTGCTGGGCGGCACCGGCGCGATCGGCGAGGCGGTCGCGGCGGCGGCGGGCGAGGCCGCCGGGGCGCCGGTCGAGCGGATCGCCGGGCCGGACCGCCACGCCACGGCCGCCGCGCTGTCGGCGGCCACGTTCGCGCCGCGACCGGACGGCGTGGTCGTCGTCGCCACCGGCCAGGCGTTCCCGGATGCGCTCGCCGCCGCGCCGCTGGCGGGCGGGCGGGGCCCGCTGCTGCTGGTCCCGCCGACCGGCGTGCCGGACGTCGTCACGGCCGAGGTCAGCCGCCTGCAGCCCCGCGACCTGTTCGTGGTCGGCGGGGCGACCGCGGTGCCCGACGCCGTCGTGGCCGCGCTCGAGGCCCTCCTCGACGCCTGA
- a CDS encoding ScyD/ScyE family protein, with amino-acid sequence MLRVRRGTRVEVRALLAATALVAVLAALIPSAASAAVVQRLEGDDTVSAALAWSQFAYPDGGVTTALLGRADDFPDALSAGGPQGQAETGAPLLLTPTDALDPAVAAELERLGVTDVVILGGVNAISADVEAALTEAGYTVTRLEGPERIATAVAVAEATYPQATAAVLARAQADAEDPSRAFADSLAAGALAASLQAPVLLTPTGELDADVLAYLTEAGVETVYVIGGELAISADVEAALTEAGFTVQRVGGDNRAATAVAVAMTQFTQGPPNAVALIEGSGPDAWASGLPAAAASATQGIALLLTAGETLPPETEGTLAQLGGAPVVCGPLVDPAACDAADAPPPEPPGTVVTEGLAGPRDVEIGPDGEVYVTIQNFGGEDCIDSPDGELCFGETSQVVSVDTESGETTPVVDGLSSLSFGVGASDVAVDAEGTFHIAMGLGAPPEAREGFPESGAQLGTYVQSSEGETTVVADIAGHEGEDDPDGAGADSNPYAIALATDGGVVIADAGGNSLVRVDEEGAITTLATFPEVETEEGPRQAVPTSIAVGPDGDYYVGELGGEQPGAARIWRVPAEGGEPEVYAEGLTFVIDLAFDGEGNLYVLSLFPTGVLTRISPDGEQVVLSEGDLVEPLGLAVAEDGLYVVNCGLSCPDGGQLLFVSFDELAEMFAGATLDRGEPEGYTSPVHEAWGDRIGPR; translated from the coding sequence ATGTTGCGAGTACGACGGGGCACGCGGGTCGAGGTCCGCGCGCTCCTCGCCGCCACCGCGCTGGTCGCGGTGCTGGCTGCCCTGATCCCCTCCGCGGCGAGCGCCGCGGTCGTCCAGCGCCTCGAGGGCGACGACACCGTCTCGGCCGCGCTGGCCTGGTCGCAGTTCGCCTACCCCGACGGGGGCGTCACCACCGCCCTGCTGGGTCGCGCCGACGACTTCCCCGACGCGCTGTCCGCCGGCGGCCCCCAGGGCCAGGCCGAGACCGGCGCGCCGCTGCTGCTCACCCCCACCGACGCCCTCGACCCGGCGGTCGCCGCCGAGCTCGAGCGCCTCGGCGTGACCGACGTCGTCATCCTGGGCGGGGTCAACGCGATCTCCGCCGACGTCGAGGCCGCCCTCACCGAGGCCGGCTACACCGTCACCCGGCTCGAGGGCCCCGAGCGCATCGCGACCGCCGTGGCCGTCGCCGAGGCGACCTACCCCCAGGCCACCGCGGCGGTCCTCGCCCGCGCGCAGGCCGACGCCGAGGACCCCAGCCGGGCGTTCGCGGACTCCCTGGCGGCCGGCGCGCTGGCGGCCTCGCTGCAGGCCCCCGTGCTGCTCACCCCCACCGGTGAGCTGGACGCCGACGTGCTCGCCTACCTGACCGAGGCCGGCGTCGAGACCGTCTACGTCATCGGCGGCGAGCTCGCCATCTCCGCCGACGTCGAGGCCGCCCTGACCGAGGCCGGCTTCACCGTCCAGCGCGTGGGTGGCGACAACCGCGCCGCCACCGCCGTCGCGGTCGCCATGACCCAGTTCACCCAGGGCCCGCCGAACGCGGTCGCCCTGATCGAGGGCAGCGGACCCGACGCGTGGGCCTCCGGCCTGCCGGCTGCCGCCGCCAGCGCCACCCAGGGCATCGCCCTGCTGCTGACCGCCGGCGAGACCCTCCCGCCGGAGACCGAGGGCACCCTGGCCCAGCTCGGCGGCGCCCCGGTCGTGTGCGGCCCGCTGGTCGACCCCGCGGCCTGCGATGCCGCCGACGCGCCGCCGCCGGAGCCGCCGGGCACCGTCGTCACCGAGGGCCTCGCAGGTCCCCGCGACGTCGAGATCGGCCCCGACGGCGAGGTCTACGTCACCATCCAGAACTTCGGTGGCGAGGACTGCATCGACAGCCCCGACGGCGAGCTCTGCTTCGGTGAGACCAGCCAGGTGGTGTCCGTCGACACCGAGTCCGGGGAGACCACCCCGGTCGTCGACGGGCTCAGCTCCCTGAGCTTCGGCGTCGGTGCCAGCGACGTGGCGGTCGACGCCGAGGGCACGTTCCACATCGCGATGGGGCTCGGTGCGCCCCCCGAGGCCCGCGAGGGCTTCCCCGAGTCCGGGGCCCAGCTCGGAACCTACGTGCAGTCGAGCGAGGGCGAGACGACCGTCGTCGCCGACATCGCCGGCCACGAGGGTGAGGACGACCCCGACGGCGCCGGCGCCGACTCGAACCCCTACGCGATCGCCCTGGCGACCGACGGCGGCGTCGTGATCGCCGACGCGGGCGGCAACAGCTTGGTCCGCGTCGACGAGGAGGGGGCGATCACCACCCTGGCGACGTTCCCGGAGGTCGAGACCGAGGAGGGCCCCCGCCAGGCGGTGCCGACCTCGATCGCGGTCGGCCCCGACGGCGACTACTACGTCGGCGAGCTCGGCGGCGAGCAGCCCGGTGCCGCGCGCATCTGGCGGGTCCCGGCCGAGGGCGGTGAGCCCGAGGTGTACGCCGAGGGCCTGACGTTCGTCATCGACCTGGCGTTCGACGGCGAGGGGAACCTCTACGTCCTGAGCCTGTTCCCGACCGGGGTGCTGACCCGCATCTCGCCGGACGGCGAGCAGGTCGTCCTCAGCGAGGGCGACCTGGTCGAGCCGCTGGGCCTGGCTGTGGCCGAGGACGGCCTGTACGTCGTCAACTGCGGGCTGAGCTGCCCCGACGGCGGCCAGCTGCTCTTCGTCAGCTTCGACGAGCTGGCCGAGATGTTCGCCGGCGCGACGCTGGACCGCGGTGAGCCCGAGGGCTACACCTCCCCGGTCCACGAGGCGTGGGGCGACAGGATCGGTCCGCGCTAG
- a CDS encoding thioesterase family protein — protein sequence MEDTEQIPLGEALAVRADGDVWTATVHDGFDVHGIPHGGYLAALAGSAVLAATGQPDLFTTTTHYLRKAAMGPIAFAVSRVGGSRRFTTVTATGTQQGEPVLAVMASVGDRTTIEGPSWHAAAPWDPDSATLSPRADADEVAFPAPRVSRRVGMRLDTATTGFTEGRTGEVAEIRVVTDLESTDARLGQLAALIACDITPPAVWAAMGVTGWVPTVELTAHVRARPAAGPLTVRATTNHVGDGFLDEDALVHDGEGRLVVQSRQLARFSASSR from the coding sequence ATGGAGGACACCGAGCAGATCCCGCTGGGCGAGGCGCTGGCCGTCCGGGCCGACGGCGACGTCTGGACCGCGACCGTCCACGACGGCTTCGACGTCCACGGCATCCCCCACGGGGGCTACCTGGCGGCGTTGGCCGGGTCGGCGGTCCTCGCGGCCACCGGGCAGCCGGACCTGTTCACGACGACGACGCACTACCTACGCAAGGCCGCCATGGGCCCCATCGCCTTCGCCGTCTCTCGGGTGGGCGGCAGCCGCCGGTTCACCACCGTGACGGCCACCGGCACCCAGCAGGGCGAGCCGGTCCTCGCGGTCATGGCCTCGGTGGGTGACCGCACGACCATCGAGGGCCCGTCGTGGCATGCCGCCGCCCCCTGGGACCCCGACAGCGCCACGCTCAGCCCGCGGGCGGACGCCGACGAGGTGGCGTTCCCGGCCCCACGGGTCTCCCGGCGCGTCGGGATGCGACTCGACACGGCCACGACCGGGTTCACCGAGGGCCGGACGGGCGAGGTCGCCGAGATCCGCGTGGTGACCGACCTCGAGTCGACCGACGCCCGGCTCGGCCAGCTCGCCGCGCTGATCGCCTGCGACATCACCCCACCGGCCGTGTGGGCCGCCATGGGCGTCACCGGCTGGGTGCCGACCGTCGAGCTGACCGCCCACGTCCGCGCCCGGCCGGCCGCCGGACCGCTGACGGTGCGGGCGACGACCAACCACGTCGGCGACGGGTTCCTCGACGAGGACGCGCTGGTCCACGACGGCGAGGGTCGCCTGGTGGTCCAGTCCCGCCAGCTCGCGCGGTTCTCCGCCTCCTCGCGCTGA
- a CDS encoding enoyl-CoA hydratase/isomerase family protein, protein MPEHVSYAVAGGVATLTMDHAETRNALTAELVNGLGDGLARAEADPDVRVVVLTNRGAAFCAGADLKGVSQEEPRYTLVELLDAIQTSATPVVGRIAGHCTGGGVGLAAACDVSLMVADAVMGFTEVRIGVVPAIISVVCLPKMRRGDAMELFLSGEKIAAARAAEVGLVTRAVPPEALDGAVAGVVGAIARGGPEALGLAKRLVNEVPAMDRQAAFAWTAEISAERFASTEAAEGIAAFRERRDAAWVSADGGAGR, encoded by the coding sequence ATGCCCGAGCACGTGTCCTACGCCGTGGCCGGCGGGGTGGCGACCCTGACCATGGACCACGCCGAGACCCGCAACGCCCTCACCGCGGAGCTGGTGAACGGCCTGGGTGATGGCCTCGCCCGGGCCGAGGCGGACCCGGACGTCCGGGTGGTGGTCCTGACGAACCGGGGGGCGGCGTTCTGCGCCGGCGCCGACCTGAAGGGCGTGTCGCAGGAGGAGCCCCGCTACACCCTGGTGGAGCTGCTCGACGCGATCCAGACGTCCGCGACCCCGGTCGTGGGTCGCATCGCGGGGCACTGCACCGGCGGGGGGGTCGGTCTGGCGGCCGCGTGCGACGTGTCGCTGATGGTGGCCGACGCGGTCATGGGCTTCACCGAGGTCCGCATCGGCGTGGTGCCGGCGATCATCAGCGTCGTCTGCCTGCCGAAGATGCGCCGCGGTGACGCGATGGAGCTGTTCCTGTCCGGCGAGAAGATCGCCGCCGCCCGCGCGGCAGAGGTCGGGCTGGTGACCCGTGCGGTCCCGCCGGAGGCGCTCGACGGGGCGGTCGCCGGCGTCGTGGGCGCGATCGCCCGAGGCGGTCCTGAGGCGCTGGGACTGGCCAAGCGGCTGGTGAACGAGGTCCCCGCCATGGACCGTCAGGCGGCGTTCGCCTGGACCGCGGAGATCTCCGCCGAGCGCTTCGCCTCGACCGAGGCGGCGGAGGGCATCGCCGCGTTCCGCGAGCGGCGCGACGCTGCGTGGGTGTCCGCAGACGGTGGCGCGGGGAGGTGA